In Rhodamnia argentea isolate NSW1041297 chromosome 4, ASM2092103v1, whole genome shotgun sequence, the following proteins share a genomic window:
- the LOC115756349 gene encoding pre-mRNA cleavage factor Im 25 kDa subunit 1-like, giving the protein MEFGASTGPKIETGREGPPIQHLQFARQLLESTAATSLSFSVSRRILKLFFSTPSSSLNSSSINDSVSLSLCLSAVCTSKLATFSFETCLEKSHDSTLLPLYWQPTFAPLFLSLLFGFAYSVGFSLCVSLGLLSRLLHCREMQGDVTVHDRTAGGGGGGGGDQSRVLDIYPLSSYYFGSKDALAFKEETLADRVNRMKSHYAAHGLRTCVGAVIVVELFRHPHLLLLQVRNSTFKLPGGRLRPGESDVEGLKRKLTSKLSADGAGDETQWEVGECLGMWWRPDFETLPYPYLPPNVKKPKECTKLFLVKLPVSRKFIVPKNLKLLAVPLCQIHENLKTYGPVIAGVPQLLSKFSFNIIDS; this is encoded by the exons ATGGAATTCGGAGCATCCACGGGTCCAAAGATAGAAACGGGTCGCGAGGGTCCACCGATTCAGCACCTCCAGTTTGCGCGTCAACTTCTCGAGTCCACCGCCGCcacttctctctccttctctgtgTCTCGTAGAATCTTGAAGCTCTTCTTTTCGACTCCATCGTCGTCGCTAAATTCTTCGTCTATAAATGattctgtctctctgtctctctgtctctccgcAGTCTGCACATCAAAGCTCGCAACTTTCTCCTTCGAGACCTGTCTAGAGAAAAGCCACGACTCCACTCTTCTACCTCTCTATTGGCAACCCACGTTTgctcccctctttctctctctactgtttGGCTTTGCGTACTCTGTAGgcttctctctctgtgtctctcttGGTCTGCTCTCGCGGCTGCTCCATTGTAGGGAAATGCAAGGCGACGTTACCGTGCACGATCGCACAGCggggggcgggggcggcggcggcggagatcAGAGCCGGGTGCTGGACATATACCCGCTGAGCAGCTACTACTTCGGCTCCAAGGACGCTCTTGCTTTCAAGGAGGAGACCTTGGCCGATCGTGTCAACAGGATGAAATCCCA TTATGCGGCTCATGGATTGAGGACTTGCGTGGGAGCCGTCATTGTG GTTGAACTATTCAGACATCCTCATCTGCTGCTGttgcaagtaagaaattccacTTTTAAGCTGCCAGGAGGTCGATTGAGGCCTGGTGAATCAG ATGTCGAAGGGCTGAAACGCAAGCTGACCAGCAAGCTTTCTGCTGATGGAGCTGGTGATGAGACTCAGTGGGAG GTCGGTGAATGCCTTGGGATGTGGTGGAGGCCTGACTTTGAAACTTTGCCCTATCCTTACTTGCCACCTAATGTTAAAAAGCCCAAG GAGTGCACAAAACTCTTTCTTGTGAAGTTACCTGTAAGTCGGAAGTTCATCGTTCCAAAAAACCTGAAATTGCTTGCTGTACCACTTTGTCaaattcatgaaaatctcaag ACATATGGGCCGGTTATAGCAGGAGTTCCACAGCTGCTGTCAAAATTCTCCTTCAACATAATCGATTCCTAA